The Nicotiana tabacum cultivar K326 chromosome 14, ASM71507v2, whole genome shotgun sequence genome contains a region encoding:
- the LOC107763898 gene encoding uncharacterized protein LOC107763898, which produces MGAPSPAFQRRDKPRRVDLYFSSWVVKPVESKKGDGLLSACEVTLFQYEDVGIPKDVAWLGIRQGLWRTVKKLHNGLRAYQDARKSEAAVSRCAMMTRITAKISSDVGTGTLERVSGEEEKRETNDIQGQRGGGGIKWKYGKYSYAVDLSFDHVPFRKCSFFGLASEGTSFQFHELHED; this is translated from the exons ATG GGTGCACCCTCTCCAGCTTTTCAAAGGCGAGACAAACCTAGGCGTGTAGACCTGTACTTTTCAAGTTGGGTTGTTAAGCCTG TGGAATCAAAGAAAGGGGATGGACTACTGTCTGCATGTGAGGTCACACTATTTCAGTATGAAGATGTGGGCATCCCAAAAGATGTAGCATGGTTAGGGATTCGTCAGGGGCTCTGGCGTACTGTCAAGAAGTTGCACAATGGCCTCCGAGCATATCAGGATGCAAGGAAGTCAGAGGCAGCGGTTTCCAGGTGTGCAATGATGACAAGAATCACTGCAAAAATATCATCTGATGTAGGTACTGGTACTTTGGAGCGAGTCTCTGGTGAAGAAGAGAAACGTGAGACTAACGATATCCAGGGTCAGAGAGGAGGTGGCGGCATCAAGTGGAAATATGGGAAGTATTCCTACGCTGTTGATTTGAGCTTTGACCACGTTCCATTTCGTAAGTGTTCCTTCTTTGGGCTAGCTTCCGAGGGAACAAGTTTTCAGTTTCACGAACTCCACGAGGATTAA